One part of the Anaerotruncus rubiinfantis genome encodes these proteins:
- a CDS encoding thiamine diphosphokinase, translating to MKGRCIILAGGPSRCGGVPLTVLPDDYVIACDSGYLLAQERGLLPDLVVGDFDSYGGEIDPRIPVQEVPARKNDTDTLLGLRKGLKRGFRDFFILGGFGGRLDHTVANLQSLAFLCEQGARGQIHTDENHAWAVRNGDVTLKKLPGCHLSVFAWGGPAYGVTLSGVSYPLEEHTLTPGFPLGVSNEFAGDIACISVREGTLLIVASREGV from the coding sequence TTGAAGGGACGCTGCATTATCCTGGCGGGAGGACCGTCGCGCTGCGGCGGGGTGCCGCTTACTGTTTTGCCGGACGACTATGTCATCGCATGTGATTCCGGCTACCTGCTTGCACAGGAACGCGGGCTTTTGCCCGACCTGGTGGTCGGGGATTTTGACTCCTATGGAGGCGAGATCGATCCGCGGATTCCGGTGCAGGAAGTCCCGGCGCGTAAAAATGATACCGACACGCTGCTTGGCCTGCGCAAAGGGCTAAAACGCGGCTTTCGGGATTTTTTCATTCTGGGCGGTTTTGGCGGGCGGCTCGACCACACGGTTGCGAACCTGCAGTCGCTTGCATTCCTCTGTGAGCAGGGCGCGCGCGGGCAGATCCATACGGACGAAAACCATGCCTGGGCGGTTCGAAACGGGGATGTTACGCTGAAAAAGCTCCCAGGCTGTCATCTTTCGGTATTCGCTTGGGGAGGTCCGGCATATGGAGTGACCCTTTCCGGTGTTTCGTATCCGCTCGAAGAACACACGCTGACCCCAGGTTTCCCGCTCGGTGTAAGCAACGAATTTGCGGGAGATATCGCGTGTATTTCGGTGCGGGAGGGGACCTTGCTCATTGTCGCGTCCCGGGAGGGCGTATGA